One region of Leptospira fainei serovar Hurstbridge str. BUT 6 genomic DNA includes:
- a CDS encoding AI-2E family transporter, which translates to MSESRPLSTYVIRIIFFLLVGAAIAFFILGLKLLIVPIALSLILFYIFNGSINYFESLGVPRILSVAGLMILVCIPIYWIATEVASPIVSTLEPLMKNWRQDMEDAKFKYLVVGFKIQFNDFPAGWEETLRPEELVQKVADIVQGEVAGLVSIIPTLIGYLVVTPLFAFLFLLNGNGVYKNIVSLVPNRYFEMTIMIAANINEQITNYLRSLVIQSAIITVVAMIGFSVIGLRYFYIFALFVGIANSIPYLGPIIGAVPPLFMTLTQGSAIFYAKGITDGMGMYELMGAILIVIVIAQAVDNFFVQPVIISDAVSLHPIVVVGAVTVGGTLLGIAGMLVAVPLAAILKVTIATLYRSMKDHNLL; encoded by the coding sequence ATGTCTGAATCCAGGCCGTTATCTACATATGTAATTCGCATCATTTTCTTCCTACTAGTAGGAGCGGCGATCGCATTTTTTATCCTCGGGCTGAAGCTACTAATCGTCCCGATAGCTTTATCCCTGATTCTATTCTATATTTTTAACGGAAGTATTAACTATTTCGAAAGTCTTGGAGTTCCTCGCATTTTATCCGTCGCAGGATTGATGATTTTAGTTTGCATTCCGATTTACTGGATCGCGACGGAAGTAGCCTCGCCTATCGTTTCCACCTTGGAACCTTTAATGAAGAATTGGAGACAGGATATGGAAGATGCCAAATTCAAATATTTGGTCGTAGGTTTTAAAATCCAATTCAATGATTTCCCGGCAGGATGGGAAGAGACGCTCCGTCCGGAAGAACTCGTTCAGAAAGTCGCGGATATAGTGCAAGGGGAAGTGGCGGGCTTAGTTTCCATTATTCCTACATTGATCGGATACTTGGTAGTTACACCTTTGTTTGCGTTCCTGTTTCTATTGAACGGCAACGGAGTCTATAAGAATATCGTAAGCTTAGTTCCGAATCGTTACTTTGAAATGACGATCATGATCGCGGCTAATATCAACGAACAAATCACGAATTATTTACGTAGTTTGGTGATTCAGAGTGCTATAATTACCGTCGTTGCTATGATCGGCTTTTCGGTTATCGGACTTAGATATTTTTATATATTTGCGCTCTTTGTAGGGATCGCGAATTCGATACCCTACTTAGGACCTATTATCGGTGCGGTTCCTCCTTTGTTTATGACTCTAACACAAGGTTCAGCGATCTTTTATGCAAAAGGTATCACTGACGGTATGGGGATGTACGAACTGATGGGCGCTATTCTAATTGTTATAGTTATCGCGCAGGCGGTCGATAATTTTTTTGTCCAACCTGTCATCATTTCTGACGCAGTTTCTTTGCATCCGATCGTTGTCGTCGGAGCCGTTACGGTCGGAGGAACTTTATTGGGGATCGCAGGAATGCTCGTGGCAGTCCCGCTGGCCGCAATCTTGAAAGTGACGATCGCGACATTATATCGGTCGATGAAAGATCATAATCTGCTTTAA
- a CDS encoding cyclic nucleotide-binding domain-containing protein gives MNPLQLPIWKKLFKKKGTSNPEIIRFLRETSVFGKLKRRTLNEIARLVHVRKYVEGEEIFRQGEAGAGFYMIFDGKVTIRSIRDGIELDLAHLDQHSFFGELSLFSEERRTATAIASEPSTLLGFFQPDLKEIIETKPKIGIEILLSLTGVIVERLQKTNQLLEKAYYKGKQKNV, from the coding sequence TTGAACCCTCTACAGCTTCCCATTTGGAAGAAGTTATTCAAGAAGAAGGGTACTTCTAACCCGGAAATTATCCGTTTTCTGCGGGAAACGTCGGTTTTTGGAAAATTAAAACGACGAACATTAAACGAAATCGCACGTTTAGTTCATGTTCGTAAATATGTGGAAGGAGAGGAGATCTTTCGTCAAGGAGAAGCCGGCGCCGGTTTTTACATGATCTTTGACGGGAAGGTAACGATTCGTTCGATTCGAGACGGAATCGAATTGGACCTGGCTCACCTGGACCAACATTCCTTTTTCGGCGAGCTATCCCTTTTTTCGGAAGAACGGCGGACTGCGACTGCAATCGCATCTGAGCCTTCCACTTTACTCGGTTTTTTTCAACCCGATTTAAAGGAAATCATCGAAACCAAACCTAAAATCGGTATCGAGATTCTGCTAAGTCTTACCGGGGTAATCGTAGAACGTCTTCAGAAAACCAACCAGCTTCTTGAAAAAGCTTATTATAAAGGCAAGCAGAAGAATGTCTGA
- a CDS encoding lipoprotein signal peptidase yields MKFFEKKFLEVYPPLFLISVVLGTVIDLVTKYIAILYLHPHNPVEILGNFFRLTLTFNTGFVMGFFQGFPRTSLAMTAVAILVLIAYRWKNPDLGHPAGWALVMSGAFGNFIDKFFVKVIGVGAEFGFVENQFAGKFIGVVDFLDFDWPNWLIYDRWPAFNFADSCVSVGLVLLILTMKLEEDKK; encoded by the coding sequence GTGAAATTTTTCGAAAAGAAATTCTTAGAAGTATACCCTCCTCTTTTCCTTATATCGGTAGTTCTGGGAACTGTTATAGACCTCGTTACAAAATATATCGCTATTCTTTATCTTCATCCTCATAATCCGGTCGAAATACTCGGAAATTTTTTCCGGCTAACTTTAACCTTCAATACCGGCTTCGTAATGGGATTCTTCCAAGGTTTTCCTCGAACGTCGCTTGCAATGACAGCAGTCGCCATCCTGGTATTGATTGCATATCGTTGGAAAAACCCGGATCTTGGGCATCCGGCAGGTTGGGCGCTAGTTATGTCGGGAGCATTCGGAAACTTTATCGATAAATTCTTCGTAAAAGTGATCGGTGTCGGGGCCGAATTCGGTTTTGTCGAAAATCAATTTGCGGGGAAATTTATCGGAGTCGTGGATTTCCTAGACTTTGATTGGCCTAATTGGTTGATCTACGATCGTTGGCCCGCCTTTAACTTCGCGGATTCTTGCGTAAGTGTCGGCTTAGTTCTCTTAATCCTCACAATGAAACTCGAGGAGGATAAGAAGTAA